From one Fibrobacter sp. genomic stretch:
- a CDS encoding iron ABC transporter permease codes for MPSRQIRARVCFVVLTLLVFLFMALTLGAGSVELDGSEMARRIFWEIRFPRMMAALLSGVALSVSGLALQTLFRNPLAGPFVLGISSGASLGVALSLLAGLSFGHLGVLGAAAAGSLVVTCLVMMVAVRFRSSSVLLIVGLLTGYFIDALISMLIVNTDAEALRVYVSWGMGSFGRLTYDGVALFGVAVAAGVSLILVSVKYLNGVRLGEDFAKGLGVNVKLGRRLVLLGASILAAAATAFCGPVAFVGIAVPHLAYMLFRTSNHRVLLPGASLCGMVLCLVASLFGTVPLNAVLSLVGVPVILWVIVRGHGGLK; via the coding sequence ATGCCCAGTCGTCAAATTCGAGCAAGAGTCTGCTTTGTTGTGCTGACCTTGCTCGTTTTTTTATTCATGGCACTTACCTTGGGCGCCGGTTCTGTGGAACTGGATGGCTCCGAGATGGCTCGTCGAATCTTTTGGGAAATAAGATTCCCGAGAATGATGGCAGCCTTGCTTTCTGGTGTAGCGCTTTCTGTGTCCGGTCTTGCACTGCAGACCTTGTTTAGAAATCCCCTGGCGGGTCCCTTTGTTCTTGGCATCAGCAGTGGCGCAAGCCTGGGTGTTGCGTTGTCCCTTTTGGCGGGTTTAAGCTTTGGACATCTTGGGGTTCTTGGGGCAGCAGCTGCTGGATCCCTGGTGGTGACCTGTCTTGTTATGATGGTCGCAGTACGGTTCCGCAGTTCCTCTGTACTTTTGATTGTTGGTTTGCTGACAGGATATTTTATCGATGCCTTGATCAGCATGCTGATTGTGAATACGGATGCAGAGGCTCTAAGGGTCTATGTCAGCTGGGGTATGGGTAGCTTTGGACGGTTAACCTACGATGGTGTTGCTCTTTTTGGAGTTGCAGTGGCTGCCGGAGTTTCTTTGATTCTAGTTTCAGTCAAGTATTTGAATGGAGTGCGCCTAGGGGAGGACTTTGCCAAGGGCCTTGGAGTCAACGTAAAACTTGGACGTAGGCTTGTACTGCTGGGGGCTTCTATTCTGGCCGCTGCGGCAACGGCATTCTGTGGACCGGTTGCCTTTGTGGGTATCGCGGTTCCTCATCTTGCCTATATGCTTTTTAGAACTTCGAATCATCGGGTGCTTCTGCCTGGTGCTAGTTTGTGTGGAATGGTTCTTTGCCTCGTTGCCTCCTTGTTCGGTACAGTGCCGCTGAACGCTGTCCTTAGTCTTGTGGGTGTTCCCGTAATATTATGGGTTATTGTTCGTGGCCATGGAGGCTTGAAGTGA